DNA sequence from the Zavarzinia compransoris genome:
CGAGTCGGGCCAGCTCGGCATCTTCAAGAACGGCTATTGGGACAACCCGGCCTACAAGCTGCCGCCCGAAGCCGACCTCATGGCCGTCACCCACTATCTGGAAGCGCTGGACCTCCAGAAGGAAGTGGTGAAGATCCACACGATCTTCGGCGGCAAGAACCCGCACCCGAACTTCATGGTCGGCGGCGTGCCTTGCGCGATCAACATGGAAGGCAACATGTCGGCGGGCGCGCCCCTGAACATGGAGCGTCTCAACTTCGTCCGCGCCCGCATCCAGGAAGCCTACGACTTCTCGAAAAACGTCTACATCCCGGACGTCATCGCCATCGCCAGCTTCTACAAGAACTGGCTCTACGGCGGCGGCCTGTCGGCGACCAACGTCCTCGACTACGGCGACTATGAAAGCGTTCTCGGCGACAAGAGCACGGACCGCCTGCCGGGCGGCGTGATCCTGAACGGCAATTGGAACGAGATCCATCCCATCGACCCGCGCGATCCGACCCAGGTGCAGGAATTCGTCACCCATTCCTGGTACACCTACGGCGACGACAGCAAGGGCCTGCACCCTTGGGACGGCATCACCCAGCCGAAGTACGAACTCGGCCCCAATGCCAAGGGCACGCGCACGAACATCAAGGAACTGGACGAAAGCGCCAAATATTCCTGGATCAAGTCGCCGCGCTGGAAGGGCCATGCCTGCGAGGTCGGGCCGCTGGCGCGTTACATCCTCGCCTATGCCCATGGCGTCACCTATGTGAAGGACCAGGTCCACGACTCGCTCGGCCGCTTCAACGCGCTGGCGGGCACCAGCCTGACCCCGCAGCAGGCGCTGCCCTCGACCATCGGCCGCACGCTGGCCCGCGCGCTCGAGGCGCATTACTGCGCCGAGATGATGCTCAACGATTGGGACGAGTTGATCGCCAACATCAAGGCGGGCGATCTCGCTACCGCCAATGTCGAGAAATGGGATCCGAAGACCTGGCCGTCGGAAGCCAAGGGTGTCGGCACCGTGGCGGCGCCGCGCGGCGGCCTCGGCCATTGGATCCGCATCAAGGACGGCCGGATCGAGAATTACCAATGCGTGGTGCCGACCACCTGGAACGGCAGCCCGCGCGATCCCGCCGGCAATATCGGCGCCTTCGAGGCGTCGCTGATGAACACGCCGATGGAACGGCCGGAGGAACCGGTCGAGATCCTGCGTACCCTGCACAGCTTCGATCCGTGCCTCGCCTGCTCGACACACGTCATGGCGCCGGACGGTGAGGAACTGGCCCGGGTCCAGGTCCGCTGAGGGAGGACCGGCAATGAGCGCCCACGACGTCTCCGATCGGCCGCAACAACTGACCGCGGTCTATGTCTACGAGGCGCCGGTGCGCCTCTGGCACTGGATCAACGCGACCAGCATCCTGGTGCTGTCCGTGACCGGCTACTTCATCGGCTCGCCCCTGCCCAGCATGTCGGGCGAGGCGAGCGACCACTTCCTGATGGGTTACATCCGCTTCGCCCATTTCGCGGCGGCCTATGTCTTCGCCGTCGGGTTCCTGGTCAGGATCTACTGGGCCTTCGTCGGCAACCACCATGCCCGCCAGCTGTTCCGCTTCCCCTTCTGGGAACGGGCCTACTGGAAGGGCATGTACGAGGAAATGCGCTGGTATGCGTTCCTCGAACGGCGGCCGAAGAAATACATCGGGCACAATCCGCTGGCCCAGTTCTTCATGTTCTGGTTCATGTCGGTGATGACCGTGTTCATGATCTTCACCGGGTTCGCCCTCTACGGCGAGGGGGCGGGGCCGGGCTCGTGGCAGGATGAAGTGTTCGGCTGGGTCATTCCCCTGTTCGGGCAGAGCATGGATGTCCACACCTGGCACCACATGGGCATGTGGGCGATCATCCTGTTCGTGATGGTCCATGTCTATGCCGCGATCCGCGAGGACATCATGTCCCGCCAGTCGATCGTCTCGACCATGATTTCGGGCACGCGCACCTTCAAGGACGACGACCCGGACTGATCTCTCCCGCCCTACCCCTCAGGGCCAACTCCAAGGGCGCGGTTCATCCCGCGCCCTTTATTTTGTCTGGATGCCTTTCGCATTCTTCCTGGAAGTGGAAAGTTTCTTATCGGTTTTGGCAGTGGGTGATCAGCTTTTCCCTGCGGATCCGCCATTCTCGGCGGTTGGCACGGTTCCTGCTGATACCTCACTCACGCCACCCGGAACGGGGGCAAAGGCGACGACAGATCGCCCGCTTGGGAAGGGACATTCATGAAGGCCGCAGACAGGATTCTTGTCCTCGGCATCGGCAACATGCTGTGGGCCGACGAAGGGTTCGGCATCCGCGTGGTCGAGGCTCTGGATCGCGATTTCGCCCTGCCGGACCATGTCGGCGTGATGGACGGCGGCACCCAGGGGCTATACCTCCTGCCCCATATCGAGAATCTCGACGCGCTGATCA
Encoded proteins:
- a CDS encoding nickel-dependent hydrogenase large subunit, encoding MGIIQTPNGFSLDNTGKRVVVDPVTRIEGHMRCEVNLDSNNVIRNAVSTGTMWRGLEVILKGRDPRDAWAFVERICGVCTGCHALTSVRAVEDALGITIPKNAHLIREMMAKTLQWHDHVVHFYHLHALDWVNPVNALKADPKATSELQQMVSPSHPMSSPGYFRDIQNRLKKFVESGQLGIFKNGYWDNPAYKLPPEADLMAVTHYLEALDLQKEVVKIHTIFGGKNPHPNFMVGGVPCAINMEGNMSAGAPLNMERLNFVRARIQEAYDFSKNVYIPDVIAIASFYKNWLYGGGLSATNVLDYGDYESVLGDKSTDRLPGGVILNGNWNEIHPIDPRDPTQVQEFVTHSWYTYGDDSKGLHPWDGITQPKYELGPNAKGTRTNIKELDESAKYSWIKSPRWKGHACEVGPLARYILAYAHGVTYVKDQVHDSLGRFNALAGTSLTPQQALPSTIGRTLARALEAHYCAEMMLNDWDELIANIKAGDLATANVEKWDPKTWPSEAKGVGTVAAPRGGLGHWIRIKDGRIENYQCVVPTTWNGSPRDPAGNIGAFEASLMNTPMERPEEPVEILRTLHSFDPCLACSTHVMAPDGEELARVQVR
- the cybH gene encoding Ni/Fe-hydrogenase, b-type cytochrome subunit — protein: MSAHDVSDRPQQLTAVYVYEAPVRLWHWINATSILVLSVTGYFIGSPLPSMSGEASDHFLMGYIRFAHFAAAYVFAVGFLVRIYWAFVGNHHARQLFRFPFWERAYWKGMYEEMRWYAFLERRPKKYIGHNPLAQFFMFWFMSVMTVFMIFTGFALYGEGAGPGSWQDEVFGWVIPLFGQSMDVHTWHHMGMWAIILFVMVHVYAAIREDIMSRQSIVSTMISGTRTFKDDDPD